In Planococcus sp. MB-3u-03, the DNA window AACTGCATATTCTGCTGGATGCGCTTGATGGCAAAAGACAAATGATCCGTCAACGCTACGTGAATATGTTCATTCAACTCGGTGCCCATCTGTTCTTCGATATATAATAGCTGATCGTTGATAAACGCGATCAGATTCTCATCGATGTGCGGGATCAAATTGACGTATTGTTCCTTTTCTGCCTCGTCTTTTAACAGGAAGGTCTTATCGGCATGGTCAAACGAAATGACATCGCCTTTTTTTCGGTTGAAGCCAAGGCCATTTCCGATCAAGACGACTTCCTTATAGGCATCATGGCGGGCGATCACGACGTTGTTATTCAGTACTTTTTCTATGGTCAATAGCTGTTCCATGATTTCCTCCATTCAAAAAACGCCTCGATGTGTTAAGCATAATTCAAGTTATACAGGAAAGGGGGATAAAAAAACAAGCTCGAGATTTGGGATGTGGGGTGTGGCGTCGTCTTTGTCCCTGTGCATCACACAATTCGAGTGACAAGGAGCTGGCGAAAAGAACGGCGGAAGTGGATTTTCTGATCTTGTGTGGTTGGTTGCGTCCCTGTGCAAGGCACAATTCCTGTTCAGTACATATGATCGAGATTAGCGATTTTAATTTGATATCCCAGTGCTAAAGGCAATCATTAATTTTATCTGTGTGTGCCAATATTGCTATAAAAAATTCAGAAATTTCCCACAAGTTGTTTACAAATGCTACTCCTTATTTTATAGTAGGAACATCGAACGTTTAATAAATATTAAACGTTTTAAACGTTTTGTTATTTTTGTAATTTAAATTGACACTTGTTCCCGGACCGGAAATCAAGTCGCCTGCAGTTCCTCATGAAAAATCCTGAGCTGCAGTGATACTAATTAATGGGGGGAAGCACAATGAGTAAAAGGTATTTACTGTTCACATTATGGTTTGCATTGGCGATGGGTCTAGCGGCGTGTTCGGATGATAACGCAGACGGTGGTGAAGCTTCAGGATCGGGAGATAATGCGTTTATATTTGCGCGCGGGGCGGATTCGGTGTCGCTGGATCCTGCAGAAGTCACGGATAGTGAATCAGAAAATGTTGCGCAAAGCCTATTGGAGACGCTTGTAACTTTTGAAGAAGGAGAAACAACAGTGGCGCCTTTGCTGGCTGTGGAATGGCAAGAATCGGAAGATGGATTGACGTATACATTCGATTTGCGGCAGGACGTTAAATTCCATGACGGTACGGATTTCGATGCAGATGCCGTGGTCGCCAATTTTCAGCGCTGGATGACGGGTGAAGCGGATCAATTCCCGATGTACGGTTCTGTATTCGGCGGATATGAAGGAGACGAAGCACATATCGTCGATTCGGTGGAGGCGCAGAATGACCATAGCGTCCAAATCACCTTGAACCAAGTCAAGCCAACTTTCCTGAAAGATCTCGCATTGACACCGTTCTCCATCTCGAGTCCGACGGCCATTGAAGAACAAGGGGAAGAATACAGCACCAATCCGGTGGGAACCGGTCCATTCGTTTTTGAAGAATGGCTGCGCAATGACCGTGTGGTGATGAATAAAAACGAAGATTACTGGCTAGAAGGTTACCCGAAGCTGGATTCAGTCATTATCCGAGCGATTCCAGATAACTCCGCCCGCCTGAATGCACTGTTGAGCGGCGAAGTGGACATGATCGACGGCGTCGATCCCGATAGTGTCGAACAAATCGAAAGTACTGAAGGGTTGCGGGTGTTGTCGAGGCCACCACTAAATATCGGTTATTTGGGGCTGACGGTAACGCGAGAACCGTTCGACGACAAATTGGTTCGCCAGGCATTCAACCACGCTATCGATAAAGAAGCGATGGTCGACGGTTTGTTTGCAGGTCAGGCGGAACCGGCCAAAAACCCTATTCCACCAAGTGTCGAAGGCTATAACGACAGCATCGAAGCATATGACTACGATCCGGAGAAAGCGAAAGAATTACTAGCTGAAGCCGGATATCCCGATGGCTTTGAAATGGAGCTTTGGGCGATGCCCGTTCCGCGTCCATATATGCCGGACGCCAATAAAGTCGCTGAATTTTTACAGTCCAATTTGGCGGAGATCGGCGTGACGGCCAACATCGTTTCCTATGAATGGGCCACTTACCTCGATCGGGCGAAAAAGGGGGAAGCGGATGCCTTTATCCTTGGATGGACCGGGACAAATGGGGATGCGGATGATTTCATCTATTCCTTATGGCATGAAGACAATATCGGCGATTTGAATTCGACGCAATACGCCAATGAGGAATTGAACCAGGTGCTGGAGGAAGCGCGCACCATTACGGATCAAGAACGGCGCAATGAACTATACCGGGAAGCACAGGAGATCATGTACGAAGACCCGCCAATCGTTCCGTTGGTTCACCCAACCCCTTTAATGGCGGCAAAATCGACGATCACCGGATTTGATCCGCATCCGACTGGCAGATTGATCACTACAAAAATTGAATTTGAATAACGGAAAGGGAAGGGGGCGGTAAAATGCCGCCTTTCTTTCTGTGAGACGGAAAGGAGTTTTACTTTGTTGGAAAACGCATTTGAGCAATTGGACAGTGTATATTCGGAAATGGTGGAGATTCGCAGGGACTTGCACATGCATCCTGAGCTTTCATTTAAAGAAGAACGGACGCCCGCTTTTATTGCTGGTTACTTAAAAGAACTGGGACTGGAAGTAAAGACAAAAGTCGGTGGAAATGGCGTAGTCGGTCTGTTGCGAGGTGGCAAGCCCGGCAAGACCATCGCTTTACGCGCCGATTTTGATGCGCTGCCGGTTGAAGATGAAAAAGACGTGGCCTATAAATCGAAAGTTCCGGGCGTCATGCATGCCTGTGGCCACGATATCCATACAGCCGCTTTGCTCGGGACGGCGAAAGTGTTAAGTTCCATCAAAAATCAAATTCCCGGAAATGTTGTGTTTCTACATCAGCACGCCGAAGAATTGGCGCCCGGTGGAGCAAAAGCCATGGTGGAAGATGGCTGTCTGGACGGGGTGGATGAAGTATACGGAGCTCATGTAGAAGTCAACTACCCGGTCGGCCAGGTAGCCGTGAATGATGGCTATGTACAGGCGGCTTCGGATGCTTTTGATATTACCATCAACGGCAAAGGGGGACATGCGGCAGAACCACATTGGTGCATCGATCCGCTTGTGATCGGCAGCCACTTGGTCGTCGATTTGCAGCATATTGTTAGCCGGCGCATCAACCCTCTTCAACCTGCACTTTTGACGGTTGGCGCTTTCAACAGCGGAGATGCCCATAACGTCATTCCGGATAAAGCGTATTTGAAAGGCACCGTCCGCACATACGACAAAGAGGTCCGGGTACAAATGGAAAACGAACTAAGACTGATTGTGCAAAAGACGGCGGAAAAATATGGGGCTGAAATCGACGTCGAGTATTCGAAAGGGTTTATTTCACTCTATAACCATCCCAATGAAACGCAATTCATCAAAGGGTTGGCGCAGGATATAGTCGGTGAAGAGAATGTTGTCCGTAAACCGGCCGACATGGGCGGGGAAGATTTTGCTTATTATGTGGATGCCATACCAGGGTCCTTTTTCTGGGTAGGTGGAGGAAATCCGGCAATCAACGCCGTCTATCCGCATCATCACCCGAAATTCGATGTCGACGAAAAGTCGATGCTGCTTACCGGGAAAATCTTTATCGCTGCCGTTTTCAATAGCCAGTAGTGTATGATAAGAGATACAAACATCTCAAAAGGTGGGCTTTTTATGAACGATAAATTCCTGGAAGCGAGAGAACGGATCATCGACCAGAACTCGGATAGCCAAACATTGCTCGGCATGCCGTCGACGGTGAAGAGGCTGATGTCGGTGATGTATTATTACGAAAAACCGATGACCTTGGAAGATATGATGGAGCTGCTCGGCATGAGCAAGGCAAGCATGAGCAACGCCGTGAGGGAGCTTGACGAAATCGGCCTTGTCGAAAAGGTTTGGCGAAAAGGCGAACGGAAAGACTTGTATAAAGTGGAAGAAGACAATTACGAAAGTTTTTTCAAGTTCTTTTCCTATCATTGGCGTAAAGTCATCAATCCCAAAACGGTTTCCATGAAAAAGTCCATCGACGAACTGAACCTGTTGCTTAGCAGTGAGGGCATGGATGAAGAGACAACAGCACTGATCCACAAAGACCTGGAAAAGTTGCATGATGGCTTGGCCTATTATGACTGGCTGATCCGACTCATCGGCACGTTTGAATCGCATGAAATTTTTGATCTGGTTCCGAAAGTACCTACAGAGCAGAAAATGGAAAAATAATAGAAAGCCTTCTTCCTCATTGAACTGAGCCCCATTTAGTGGACAATTTAATAAAAGCACCCAGCAGCTAGGCTGCGATCAGATGACTTCGGTATTGTGCCGGAGTCATCTTTTTTAGGTTCCATTGCTTGCGCGTTTCGTTGTAATGCGCCATGTATTCATCCACCAGCCCCTTTACTTCGGCTAGGCTGGTCGCTTGTTTAAACTCGACTTCATCTTTAAAGTGCCCAAAAACGATTCGATGGGGCATTGTCGAGACAGTTGCCCCTGCGGGACATCGACTGGGTCAATTTCATTTTCTTCACGCGTCGTTGGTATTCAGGGTGGGTATAGTGGAAGCCTTGATCGGAATGAATCATCGCTTCTGGATGGACATTTTCATCCAGCGCTTCCTTCAGCTTTTGTAAGGTGTGGTACACAATTTCCATTGTGAGCGTCGTTGTCACTTCATAGGCGACGATTTCTCGGGTCGCGACGTCTTTCACGGCAGAAAGATATGCCATTTGCCCCGAACGGTTGGGCAGGTACGTAATATCGGTCACGAACACCTTCCCGGGTTCGTCTTGTTCAAACTCGCGGTTTAAGAGGTTTGGACAGACCGCGTGCTCCTGTGTGGCTTTGGCGATTTGCTTGTAAGGATTCGCTCGTCGGATTTTGGCGAAGAGATTGAATTTGCGCATGAGGCGCAGAATCTTCTTGTGGTTCATCGGCGTTTCGAGCAGTTCAGCGAGTGCCATATAAAAGGTGCGATACCCGACTTTCCCACGATGCGCATCGTAGATGCTTTTAAGCAACAGGTAATCTTCATAGTCCTGTTCTTCGCGAATGGCGTGCTGTTCCACTTTCTCCAACCAAGCGTAATAGCCACTTCGACTGATGCCCGCTGTCTGGCATAGGGCCTCCACCAAATTCTTCAGTTGGCATTTCCGGACCACCGCATTGATCGCTTCTAACTTTTCCGCTGGGGTCAGCTGCGTTTCTTCGCCTGCCTCTCGAGTGCTTCGAGCTTTTTTAGCAACTCGTTTTCGGCTTCCAGGTATTTGATGCGCGCTTCCGCCTTCTCCAACTTTTTCTCGGCAGAGAGCTCTTGAGTAGAAGGGCGGCCGGTACTGCCTTTTCCACGGCGTTCTTCCCAAAACCCTTCTTCGCCGTAAAGTCGGAACGTTTTCCGCCAACGTTTTAATGTCTCTTTCGGTTTGTCCGATCCAATTACCGTCAGGTCAAAACCGTTTTCGGCAAAAATTTGCGCTGGTCCTTTGCCTTGCAAGTTTTCATTGACGGCTTTCACCTTAAATTCAGGTGTGTATTGAATCGTTCGATCCGAAACCGTTTTGACATTCGGATTCGCTTCCAATGTGCGCCGTTGATGTTCGTTAAAAATGATTTTACTCATAACAACCTCTCCCGTTCCAGTAGATATGTTCAGTATACCGGGGTCTGAAAACAGAAAAAACCCCAAATGGGGGGCACTTTTTAAAGTGTCTACCATTTGGGGTTCAGTTCAAACACTCTGGCCGGGTTTCCTTTTATTTAATACGCAATTCCGATTCGCTATCGAAGAAATGGGCTTTATTCATATCGAAGGCCATGTCGATCGTCTGGCCGGATTCTACATTGAAGCGGGCATCGACGCGTGCGACGAAATCCTGTTCGTTCACATTCGAATAAAGAATGATTTCCGAGCCCATCAATTCCGCCACTTCTACATAAGCTTTCACTTTTGTATGCGGTGAATGGTCGAGGAACAAAGGTTCATCGTGGATGTCTTCCGGACGAATGCCGAGAACGATTTCCTTATCTTTATAGCCTTGGTCGCGCAGTGTCGCAAGCTTGCCTTCAGGGACGAGCACTTTGACATCGCCCATGACGAACGAATCGCCAACGATTTTCCCGCGCAGGAAGTTCATGGACGGCGAACCGATGAAACCGCCGACAAACATATTGTCCGGCTTGTCGTATACTTCTTTTGGTGAGCCGACTTGCTGGATAAAGCCATCTTTCATGACAACAAGGCGTGTCGCCATCGTCATCGCTTCTGTCTGGTCGTGCGTGACATAAATAGTCGTCGTCTGCAGGCGGCGATGCAGCTTTTGGATCTCGGTGCGCATCTGTACGCGCAGTTTGGCATCCAAGTTGGACAATGGCTCATCCATCAAGAACACTTCTGCATCGCGCACGATGGCACGCCCGAGAGCGACACGCTGACGTTGTCCGCCTGAGAGCGCTTTCGGTTTGCGGTCCAGATAAGCATCAAGGCCGAGAATGCTGGAAGCGTTGGCCACGCGTGACTTGATTTCATCTTTCTTCATTTTACGCAGTTTCAAGCTGAACGCCATATTGTCGTAAACGCTCATATGCGGATACAATGCATAGTTCTGGAACACCATGGCGATGTCGCGGTCTTTCGGTGAAACGTCGTTGACGCGTCTTTCGCCGATGTACAAATCGCCGTCTGTGATTTCTTCCAAGCCTGCGATCATGCGCAAAGTAGTGGACTTGCCGCAGCCTGAAGGCCCGACGAGTACTAGAAACTCTTTATCGCGGATTTCCAAATTGAAGTCCTGAACAGATACGACCCCTTTTTCGTATTCTTTTCGTATATTCGTTAAAGTTAAGCCTGCCATCTAAATCCCTCCCGTGTATGTAAGTGCTTTGTGTAATCGTTGTTAAATGGTTTTTGCTGTTTGTTCGTTGACGGCGTGGATAAATCGTTTGAATGCTTGTTGTTCTTTCAGCACACCGGCGTCTTCGAGGATACGTACGAATTTCTTGCC includes these proteins:
- a CDS encoding GbsR/MarR family transcriptional regulator produces the protein MNDKFLEARERIIDQNSDSQTLLGMPSTVKRLMSVMYYYEKPMTLEDMMELLGMSKASMSNAVRELDEIGLVEKVWRKGERKDLYKVEEDNYESFFKFFSYHWRKVINPKTVSMKKSIDELNLLLSSEGMDEETTALIHKDLEKLHDGLAYYDWLIRLIGTFESHEIFDLVPKVPTEQKMEK
- a CDS encoding IS3 family transposase, producing the protein MPHRIVFGHFKDEVEFKQATSLAEVKGLVDEYMAHYNETRKQWNLKKMTPAQYRSHLIAA
- a CDS encoding ABC transporter ATP-binding protein, which translates into the protein MAGLTLTNIRKEYEKGVVSVQDFNLEIRDKEFLVLVGPSGCGKSTTLRMIAGLEEITDGDLYIGERRVNDVSPKDRDIAMVFQNYALYPHMSVYDNMAFSLKLRKMKKDEIKSRVANASSILGLDAYLDRKPKALSGGQRQRVALGRAIVRDAEVFLMDEPLSNLDAKLRVQMRTEIQKLHRRLQTTTIYVTHDQTEAMTMATRLVVMKDGFIQQVGSPKEVYDKPDNMFVGGFIGSPSMNFLRGKIVGDSFVMGDVKVLVPEGKLATLRDQGYKDKEIVLGIRPEDIHDEPLFLDHSPHTKVKAYVEVAELMGSEIILYSNVNEQDFVARVDARFNVESGQTIDMAFDMNKAHFFDSESELRIK
- a CDS encoding ABC transporter substrate-binding protein; this encodes MSKRYLLFTLWFALAMGLAACSDDNADGGEASGSGDNAFIFARGADSVSLDPAEVTDSESENVAQSLLETLVTFEEGETTVAPLLAVEWQESEDGLTYTFDLRQDVKFHDGTDFDADAVVANFQRWMTGEADQFPMYGSVFGGYEGDEAHIVDSVEAQNDHSVQITLNQVKPTFLKDLALTPFSISSPTAIEEQGEEYSTNPVGTGPFVFEEWLRNDRVVMNKNEDYWLEGYPKLDSVIIRAIPDNSARLNALLSGEVDMIDGVDPDSVEQIESTEGLRVLSRPPLNIGYLGLTVTREPFDDKLVRQAFNHAIDKEAMVDGLFAGQAEPAKNPIPPSVEGYNDSIEAYDYDPEKAKELLAEAGYPDGFEMELWAMPVPRPYMPDANKVAEFLQSNLAEIGVTANIVSYEWATYLDRAKKGEADAFILGWTGTNGDADDFIYSLWHEDNIGDLNSTQYANEELNQVLEEARTITDQERRNELYREAQEIMYEDPPIVPLVHPTPLMAAKSTITGFDPHPTGRLITTKIEFE
- a CDS encoding M20 family metallopeptidase, with the translated sequence MLENAFEQLDSVYSEMVEIRRDLHMHPELSFKEERTPAFIAGYLKELGLEVKTKVGGNGVVGLLRGGKPGKTIALRADFDALPVEDEKDVAYKSKVPGVMHACGHDIHTAALLGTAKVLSSIKNQIPGNVVFLHQHAEELAPGGAKAMVEDGCLDGVDEVYGAHVEVNYPVGQVAVNDGYVQAASDAFDITINGKGGHAAEPHWCIDPLVIGSHLVVDLQHIVSRRINPLQPALLTVGAFNSGDAHNVIPDKAYLKGTVRTYDKEVRVQMENELRLIVQKTAEKYGAEIDVEYSKGFISLYNHPNETQFIKGLAQDIVGEENVVRKPADMGGEDFAYYVDAIPGSFFWVGGGNPAINAVYPHHHPKFDVDEKSMLLTGKIFIAAVFNSQ
- a CDS encoding HTH domain-containing protein; this translates as MSKIIFNEHQRRTLEANPNVKTVSDRTIQYTPEFKVKAVNENLQGKGPAQIFAENGFDLTVIGSDKPKETLKRWRKTFRLYGEEGFWEERRGKGSTGRPSTQELSAEKKLEKAEARIKYLEAENELLKKLEALERQAKKRS
- a CDS encoding IS3 family transposase, encoding MPGSRKRVAKKARSTREAGEETQLTPAEKLEAINAVVRKCQLKNLVEALCQTAGISRSGYYAWLEKVEQHAIREEQDYEDYLLLKSIYDAHRGKVGYRTFYMALAELLETPMNHKKILRLMRKFNLFAKIRRANPYKQIAKATQEHAVCPNLLNREFEQDEPGKVFVTDITYLPNRSGQMAYLSAVKDVATREIVAYEVTTTLTMEIVYHTLQKLKEALDENVHPEAMIHSDQGFHYTHPEYQRRVKKMKLTQSMSRRGNCLDNAPSNRFWAL